The genomic DNA CGCGGTCCTCGCGCCGCTGCTCGCGCAGGCGGCCGACCTCGGCCTCCACGTGATCCTCACCCGCCGCACCGGCGGGGCGAGCCGCGCCGCGTACGATCCGATCATCCAGCGCATGACCGACCTGGGTGCGACCGGCATCCTGCTCTCGGGCAGCCCCGAGGAGGGCCAGCTCATCGGCAAGGTGAAGGCCGTTCCCGCGATTCCGGGCCGTGCGCAGATCGTCAGCCGCGATCGGGGCCTCGTCTCCGCGCAGCTGCTGTGGGTGCCGCCGAGCTACGAGTGACAACCGAGGAGAGACCGAGATGACCTTCGAACCGATGCCGGCCGCAACGCCGATGGTCCCACCCGTGCTGTACCTGCCCCTGAGCGTGACGTCGACGCCCGAGGAGCAGCTCGTCGAGATCCGGGAGCTGAAGGACGGGCGGCGTGCACTGCTCGCCTACACCGCCCTCGACCGGCTGCTGGAGCTCGCCGGCGAGCGGCAGCCCTGGGTGCTGGTGCGCACCGAGGACCTCGGTCAGATCAAGGAGGCGCAGCCCTACGATGTCGTGATCTTCGACCTCGACGTGCCCCCGTCCTACCGCCGGAACGGAGCCATCGCATGAGCCGCATCGCGATGGACCCGGAGGTGATGGCCGTCCATGCGGACATGCACGAGGAGGCGGTCGAGGTCATCGAGACGAAGCTCTCCGGCATTCCGACGGCCGTCGACGGCGGGCTCGCCTCAGACACGGTCGCCGCGATCATGCAGCGGGTGGGGGAGGGCGTCGACGCCCTCTACCGGATCAACGGCACCCTCGGAGAGATCGTCCGCGCCATCGCCGACGACGCGGAGACGAACGAGCAGGACGTGATCGACCAGCTCGACCCGGTCGCGGCCATCGTCGAGGACCTCTGATGACGATCGACACGACCACGTACGGCGACGCTGACCAGGTGCAGGCGGCCGCGGACTGGCTCGACCCCGACCTGAAGGACGCCGCAGACGTCTCCTCCAACGTCACGACCTTCA from Microbacterium paraoxydans includes the following:
- a CDS encoding SAV_915 family protein produces the protein MTFEPMPAATPMVPPVLYLPLSVTSTPEEQLVEIRELKDGRRALLAYTALDRLLELAGERQPWVLVRTEDLGQIKEAQPYDVVIFDLDVPPSYRRNGAIA